From the Labilibaculum sp. DW002 genome, one window contains:
- a CDS encoding MFS transporter translates to MGNSKTNYAVPFAIMSFLLFLLGFVTWINNILVPFMKAQFTITEFQAQLVSAAFFGAYIISIPVGGIVKKIGYKKSVIIGSVITGIGCAIFVPALGIGYGMVLAGLFITAIGVVVLQVAANPYVIALGTPETSASRLTLAMAINSSAAVLAPIIGGFIIESNEGNVIVHENMAKIMFIALAAISILTAVILVFMHLPAIEGEEEDATDKSAGRSAWSFPHLILGFLAIGMYMGLEVGVGNYFLNYVEYNVEGKTMAYATMILGFYPAGFFVGRLLGAGLLKKYEASKVLLVNSLICVALLGVFFLTKGTSFSIWPLIAQGLFLSIMWSVLFDLSMKDIPVAAAKLGSGIICTGVVFVGVWMIIMGKVVDATGNLLPDGTIDAASCNYSAAYLFFFFFYAYIIFFALKGAKIRRKIA, encoded by the coding sequence ATGGGAAATTCAAAAACGAATTACGCGGTTCCTTTTGCAATTATGTCCTTTCTACTTTTCCTTTTAGGATTTGTAACATGGATTAATAACATCTTGGTTCCATTTATGAAAGCACAGTTTACAATTACTGAATTTCAAGCTCAGTTAGTAAGTGCCGCTTTCTTTGGTGCATATATCATATCCATACCAGTTGGTGGAATTGTTAAAAAAATTGGTTACAAAAAGAGTGTAATCATTGGTTCGGTGATTACAGGTATTGGTTGTGCTATTTTTGTTCCAGCTTTAGGAATTGGTTACGGCATGGTATTGGCAGGTCTTTTTATCACAGCTATAGGTGTGGTAGTATTGCAAGTTGCTGCTAACCCTTATGTAATTGCTTTAGGTACTCCTGAAACGTCTGCTTCTCGTTTAACTTTAGCAATGGCAATCAATTCAAGTGCTGCTGTATTAGCTCCAATTATTGGTGGATTCATTATTGAATCAAATGAAGGAAACGTTATCGTTCATGAAAACATGGCAAAAATAATGTTTATTGCATTGGCGGCTATTTCTATATTAACAGCAGTTATTTTAGTTTTCATGCATTTACCTGCTATTGAAGGTGAAGAAGAGGATGCTACAGATAAAAGTGCTGGTCGTAGTGCTTGGAGTTTCCCTCACTTAATTTTAGGTTTCCTTGCTATTGGTATGTATATGGGACTTGAGGTTGGAGTTGGTAACTACTTCTTAAACTATGTGGAGTACAATGTTGAAGGAAAAACAATGGCATATGCAACCATGATTTTAGGTTTTTATCCTGCAGGTTTCTTTGTGGGTAGATTGTTGGGAGCAGGTCTTTTAAAGAAGTACGAGGCATCAAAAGTTCTCTTGGTAAACTCGCTTATTTGTGTTGCTCTGTTAGGTGTATTCTTTTTAACTAAAGGAACTTCATTCTCAATATGGCCATTAATCGCTCAAGGATTATTCTTATCAATTATGTGGTCGGTACTTTTCGATCTTTCTATGAAAGACATTCCTGTAGCTGCAGCAAAACTAGGATCAGGTATTATCTGTACTGGTGTAGTATTTGTTGGTGTTTGGATGATAATCATGGGTAAAGTAGTAGATGCTACTGGTAATTTATTACCTGATGGAACAATTGATGCTGCATCTTGTAACTATAGTGCTGCTTATCTATTTTTCTTCTTCTTTTACGCATATATTATTTTCTTTGCTTTAAAAGGTGCTAAAATAAGAAGAAAAATAGCTTAA
- a CDS encoding aldose epimerase family protein produces MRAYTLKNKNIEITFIERGGQITSIKVPDAKGNIEDVVVGYDSMDEILAGDGYFGALCGRYANRIVGGKFEIEGEKFQLDCNNETNHLHGGVNGFNSKNWTVTPITLDKFVQAYKLSLTSEDGEEKYPGKLEVSVIYGVTEDNQFVIEYEAETSKPTIINLTSHAYFNLHGAGKASAENHTLQLNASNYTPISAELGTVSGEITPVVGTPFDFTSAKTVKSACDTDHEQINMISGIDHNFVLNNCDGSTKLVGTLCDPVSGRKMEVYTDQPGIQIYTGAHFDGSETGKNGAPIEACAGIAMETQIFPDSPNHDHYPNAELKPGEKYKHVCIYKFC; encoded by the coding sequence ATGCGTGCTTACACACTTAAAAATAAGAATATAGAAATCACCTTCATCGAAAGAGGAGGACAGATTACATCAATAAAAGTACCAGATGCAAAAGGTAACATTGAAGATGTTGTAGTTGGTTACGACAGCATGGATGAAATTCTTGCAGGCGATGGATACTTTGGAGCATTATGCGGTCGTTATGCCAACAGAATTGTTGGTGGTAAATTTGAAATTGAAGGAGAAAAATTTCAATTAGACTGTAACAATGAAACAAACCATTTACATGGTGGTGTTAATGGGTTCAATTCAAAAAACTGGACAGTTACACCAATTACACTTGATAAATTTGTACAAGCTTACAAATTAAGCTTAACAAGTGAAGATGGTGAGGAAAAGTATCCTGGAAAATTAGAAGTATCTGTTATTTATGGAGTAACTGAAGACAATCAATTTGTTATTGAGTACGAAGCAGAAACATCTAAGCCTACAATAATTAATTTAACCAGTCATGCTTACTTTAATTTACATGGAGCAGGAAAAGCTTCTGCAGAGAATCATACACTTCAGTTAAATGCTTCTAATTACACGCCAATTTCGGCAGAATTAGGAACTGTATCTGGTGAGATTACTCCGGTAGTAGGTACGCCATTTGATTTTACAAGTGCGAAAACTGTAAAGTCTGCTTGCGATACAGATCATGAACAAATTAATATGATTAGCGGAATCGATCACAACTTTGTTCTAAATAATTGCGATGGTTCAACAAAATTAGTGGGTACGCTTTGCGATCCTGTATCAGGACGTAAAATGGAAGTTTATACCGATCAACCAGGTATTCAGATTTATACTGGGGCTCATTTTGATGGTTCAGAAACTGGGAAGAATGGTGCTCCGATCGAAGCTTGTGCTGGAATCGCGATGGAAACTCAGATTTTCCCTGATTCACCAAATCATGATCATTACCCTAATGCTGAATTAAAGCCAGGGGAGAAATACAAGCACGTTTGTATTTATAAGTTTTGCTAA